From Columba livia isolate bColLiv1 breed racing homer chromosome 5, bColLiv1.pat.W.v2, whole genome shotgun sequence, one genomic window encodes:
- the INS gene encoding insulin isoform X1 has translation MGILLPTKQPSSLREHFSPSLAATSLGLTLLSMALWIRSLPLMALLALSGPGTSHAAANQHLCGSHLVEALYLVCGDRGFFYSPKARRDIEQPLVSGPLHGEIGELPFQQEEFEKVKRGIVEQCCHNTCSLYQLENYCN, from the exons ATGGGGATATTACTACCAACCAAACAGCCTTCATCTCTCAGAGAGCACTTCTCCCCATCTCTTGCTGCCACTTCTTTGG GCCTCACCCTGCTCAGCATGGCTCTCTGGATCCGATCGCTGCCTCTCATGGCCCTGCTCGCTCTTTCTGGCCCTGGGACCAGCCATGCAGCTGCCAACCAGCACCTCTGTGGCTCCCACTTGGTGGAGGCTCTCTACTTGGTGTGCGGAGATCGGGGCTTCTTCTACTCCCCCAAAGCCCGACGGGACATTGAGCAGCCTCTAG TGAGTGGTCCCTTGCATGGTGAGATAGGAGAGCTGCCCTTCCAGCAGGAGGAGTTCGAGAAAGTGAAGCGAGGTATCGTTGAGCAATGCTGCCACAACACCTGCTCCCTCTACCAACTGGAAAACTACTGTAACTAG
- the INS gene encoding insulin isoform X2 — MALWIRSLPLMALLALSGPGTSHAAANQHLCGSHLVEALYLVCGDRGFFYSPKARRDIEQPLVSGPLHGEIGELPFQQEEFEKVKRGIVEQCCHNTCSLYQLENYCN, encoded by the exons ATGGCTCTCTGGATCCGATCGCTGCCTCTCATGGCCCTGCTCGCTCTTTCTGGCCCTGGGACCAGCCATGCAGCTGCCAACCAGCACCTCTGTGGCTCCCACTTGGTGGAGGCTCTCTACTTGGTGTGCGGAGATCGGGGCTTCTTCTACTCCCCCAAAGCCCGACGGGACATTGAGCAGCCTCTAG TGAGTGGTCCCTTGCATGGTGAGATAGGAGAGCTGCCCTTCCAGCAGGAGGAGTTCGAGAAAGTGAAGCGAGGTATCGTTGAGCAATGCTGCCACAACACCTGCTCCCTCTACCAACTGGAAAACTACTGTAACTAG